CGCCAGTACACCACCGACGACCGCATCCTGCCCGGCAACAAGAAGGACAACTTCTGGGAGATGGGCGATACCGGTCCGTGTGGTCCGTGCACCGAAATCCACATCGACCTGCGCTCCGACGAGGAGCGCGCCGCCAAGCCCGGCCGCGAACTCGTGAACGCCGACCACCCGCAGGTGGTGGAGGTCTGGAACAACGTGTTCATGGAGTTTCAGCGGCTAGCCGATAAGTCGCTCAGCAAGCTGCCCGCCCAGAGTGTGGACACCGGCATGGGCTTCGAGCGCCTGATGATGGCCGTGTCGGGCGTGAAATCAAATTATGATACCGATGTATTTCAGCCGCTTATCCAGTTTATTGCCAAGGAAGCCGGCGTTCAGTACCACGGCACTTCGCCGGCTACGGTAACCGACCTGCCGGCCACCGAGGAGGAGAAAACCGACATCGCCATCCGGGTGCTGGCCGACCACATCCGGGCCATTGCTTTCACCATCGCCGACGGCCAATTGCCGAGCAACGTGAAGGCCGGCTACGTGATTCGCCGCATTCTGCGCCGGGCCGTGCGCTACGCCTTCTCGTCGCTGAATCAGAAGCAGCCCTTCCTCTACAAGCTCGTGCCGGTGCTGGCCGACCAGATGGCCGGCATCTTCCCCGAGCTCAAGGCGCAGCAAGCCTTCGTGACGCGCGTGATTGAGGAAGAGGAAATTGCCTTCCTCAAAACGCTCGAAACCGGCCTGCGCCGCCTCGACGCGCTCGAGGAAAGCGCCCGCCAGAACGGCGGTGTAATCGACGGCAAAACGGCGTTTGAACTGAGCGATACGTTCGGTTTCCCGCTCGACCTCACCGCCCTCATTGCCCGCGAAAAAGGTCTGACCGTGGACGAAAAAGGCTTCCAGGAGGCCCTGGCCCAGCAGAAAAACCGCAGCCGCAACGCCCAGGAAACCGAGCAGAGCGACTGGGTAACGGTGCGCGAAACCGACGCGCCCAACGTCTTCGTGGGCTACGACCAGGACGAGGCCACCACCCACCTGCTGCGCTACCGTAAAATCGACAAGAAGGGTAAAACCGAGTACCAGTTGGTGTTCGACCAGACGCCCTTCTACGCCGAGAGCGGCGGCCAGATTGGCGATACCGGCTTCGTGGAAAGCGACTTCGACAAGGTGCGCGTCATTGACACCAAGAAGGAAAACGACCTCATTATTCACACCACCCTCGACCTGCCGCAGGAGCTGACGGCCGAGTTCCGGGCCAGGCCCGATGCCGCGCGCCGGACCCTCATTCGCAACAACCATACGGCCACGCACTTGCTGCAAGCCGCCCTGCGCCGCGTGCTCGGCGAGCACGTGCAGCAAAAAGGCTCGCTGGTGAATGAGAAGCTGCTGCGCTTCGACTTCTCGCACTTCACGAAAGTGACGGATGCCCAGCTGCGTGAAATCGAGCAGCTCGTAAACGAGCGTATCCGTCAGCAGATTCCGCTGGTCGAGCGCCGCAACGTGCCCATTGCCGAAGCCAAAAGCCTGGGCGCCATGGCCTTGTTTGGCGAGAAATACGGCGATTTCGTGCGCGTCATCACCTTCGACAAAGACTACTCGGTGGAGCTTTGTGGCGGCCTGCACGTGGCCAACACGGGCAGCATCGGCTACTTCAAAATCACGGCCGAGAGCGCCGTGGGCGCCGGCGTGCGCCGCATCGAAGCCGTCACGGCCGGCGTCGCCGAAGCCTTCGTGGACCAGCAACTTGACTTACTCAGCCAGGTACGCGAAGCCCTCGGTAACCCCCAGCACCTGCTCACCAGCCTCGACAAGCAGACCGAGGAAATCGCGGCCCTGCGCAAGCAAATTGAAGCCTTTGCCCAGCAAAGTCTCAACCAGCAGAAAGCTCAGCTGGCTAGCCAGGTAAAAGACCTGAATGGCGTGAAATTTCTGGCTGCCCAGGTGCAGGCCACCAGCGCCGACGACCTCAAGAAGCTGGCCTACGACCTGCGCCAAACCGTGCCTAACCTCGTGCTCGTGCTGGGGGCCGACCTCGACGGCAAACCCCAGCTAGCCGTCATGCTCGACGACGATATCGCCAAGGGTGGTAAGCTTAATGCCAGCACTTTGGTGCGCGAGCTGGCTAAGGACATTCAGGGTGGCGGCGGTGGCCAGCCGTTCTTCGCCACGGCCGGCGGCAAAAACGTGGCTGGCCTAGCCACCGCCATTGCCAAGGCTGAAGGACTAGTAAGCCCCTTGATTTAAGCTCCACAATAAGCAAGTACATAAGAACCCACCTGAAAGTATCAGGCAGGCTCTTATTATTATAATTGAAGCCGGCACGGCGCAAAAAGGCAGCTTCTACACCATCGAATTTCAATTCCACTCAGTCCGATTGAAGCCGTGGGCCTGGACCCCCACCCCGACTACCCCACCTATTTTCAATTCCACTTAGTTCACGAGGCTACCGGCCTCACGGTGAAGGTGCGCCCCAACCTGCTCATCGACAGTCCCAAAGGCCAGCGCCGCACCCTCGTAGACTTCAAAACCACCCGCTGCCGCGACCTCGCCCAATTTCTCGACACTGTTGAAAAATACGGCTATGACCGCCAGGCTGCTGCGGTGCTACGCGCAGCGACGGACCGTCCAACAAGCCCAGACTGCCTGACGTAGCCCCCACCTAAAGGGTGTATCGCTCATTGTCCTGTAAAAGTTACGAAAAAAGCCCTGTTGATGTATCAACAGGGTTTTCAATAGTACGGACCTTCTACTAGGCCAGTCCGGGTGGTCTACTCACCAGGGCCGCTGGCGCAGAGAAAATTAGCTAGCGTGGGCTGTCGAGAAACTGCTCCACCACCGTGCGGTACTTGGCGGGCTCCTCAAACCAGGGGAAATGTCCGCTCTGCTCAAAAAATACAATCTTAGCCCCCGGAATGGCCTGCTGCAGGCGCCAGGCAGTGAGGGGGGCCACGTTCATGTCGTAGCGTCCCGTCAGCACCAGCGTGGGAAACGTGAAGCCTGCCAGCTTGGGCGTGAAATCCGCCTTGCTGGCATCTGCTCCCACGGCCTGCCCCACCGCCGGCTCCAGGCCTACGTTGTGAATAGAACCCAGCTTTTTAAAGTACAGGTCGCGCTGCGCCGCCGAGTAAAAGAGCAGGTTGAAATGGGTGCGCATGCTGGCCTCGGCCGCTTCCTGCGTCACCACCGCCGGCCGTTTTTGCTGTTTCTCGGCGGCCATCGTTTCCGGATACACCTCTTCAAAAAGATGCACGAGGGTGTTGAGATTACTACCCGCCGCATCCGAAAGAATGAGCTTGGCCACGTGCTCGGGATAGGCGCTAGCGTAGGCAATGCTGAGCAGCCCGCCGTAGGAGTCGCCCAGCAGCAGGACTTTGGGCAGGTTCAGGCCCTTGCGCACGGCCTCCAGGTCGGCTACCTGCGCCGCCAGGGTCTGGGGTGCGCCCGCTTGTACGGGCTTGGAGGCGCCCGTGCCCCGTTGGTCATAAAAAATTACCCGGCGCTTCTGCGCCAGCTGCTGCCACACGTCGGTCGGCAGCAGGTAGGCGTGCGAGAGGCCCGGCCCACCGTTCACGACCAGCAGCGGCAGCGCGCTGGGGCTAGCCCGAAGGTCTCGTAGGCCAGGGCTACCTGCTCAGTAGCTATTTTGCCCGTCTGGTGGGGGAGAGCCTGCCCGGGGGCGAGCATAGGGGCGGCCAGCAGCAGGCTCGGCAGGACTGCCCGGTAGCTGGCCAGCCAGCTCATTCGATTCAGCTTCATGGGGTACGCGGCAGGATGCACAGAAAAAGTAGTCGCGCCGGCATCGGGGGCGCGCTCGTTGGGCAAGGTAGCCAAGCCGCGCCTAAATGGCCGGGGCCAGACCCTGGCAGGTGCGAAAGGCGGGATTAGCAGGCAAGTGCAAGGAGGGCTCTGCGTGGTGGCGCAGCTGGGGATGGGCGCGTTTGGTGCCATATTGCTTCGGTTCTGCTGCCCTTCATCGCTACTCATTGCCCTCTTCATGCGTAAAAGCTACTTCCTGCTGCTTCTGGCTTTTTTGTCTGGGGGGCTACCCCTTGGTTTGCGCGCGCAAGTCAAGGCCCTGCATTTTGGAAAAGTTGTGGACGGCCGGGGTAAGGTATTCACCGACGCCATCGTGCTCGTGCGGGCCGACCGCATCGTGGCCGTTGGCCCGGCCAAAGACGTAGCTATTCCCTCTGACGCTCAAATCCTCGACCTGCGGGCCTACACGGCCATTCCCGGCCTCATCGACGCGCACACGCACATGAGCTTTTATTGGGATAAAACGCCGGGCACCACCCCCTGGGCGCAACTGGGTACCCTGGGGCCAGCCGTGACGGTGTTCCTGGCCCAGGAAAACGCCCGCAAGGCCCTGGCGACCGGCGTGACCACCGTGCGCGACTTGGGCTCGTTCGACAACATGGACTTCGCCTTGCGCGACCTCATAAATCGGGGCGCGATGGTGGGCCCGCGCATGTTCGTGGCCGGCAACGGCCTGCACATCAGCAGTTCGCCCTATAAAGTCGGGGCCATTCCCGACGCCGGGCAGTGCGACGGGGTAGAGGCCGTGCAGCGCGTAGCCCGTCAGCAAATCGCCGCCGGGGCCGACTGGGTAAAGATGTATGGCTCGACCGGCAGCGACAAGGACGTCACCGGCTTCCAGACCTTCACCTACGAGGAGATGAAGGCTGCCGCCGACGTGGCCCATTTTGCGGGCAAGCGCATTGCCATCCATTCCTACGGCCCCGACGGGGCCCGCGACGCGGTGCGGGCCGGCACCAATACCGTGGAGCATGCCATCGATATCGACGACGCGACCCTGGCCCTGATGGCCAAAAAAGGGATTATCTACGTGCCCACCGTGGAGCACAACAAGTACTACATTGCTCACCGGGCCGAATTTGGCTACGACACCACCGTGGTACGGGAACTGAATCAGTATGTGGCCCAGAACTTCGAAACCCTGAAGCGCGCCATCCGGGCCAAAGTAAAAATCGCTATGGGCTCCGATGCCGTCTTCACCGGCTTCGGGGAGAATACGCGGGAGCTGGCCTGGTTTGTCAAAGCCGGCATGACGCCCGCGCAGGCCCTGCAAACCGCCACCACGACCGGCGCCGAGATGCTGGGCCAGGAAAAAAACCTGGGGGCCATCGCCCCCGGCTACCTGGCCGACCTGGTGGCCGTGGAGGGCGACCCCACCACCGATATCAACGTGGTGATAAATCACGTTAAGTGGGTTATGAAGGCTGGCAAAGTCGGCTTCGATACGACCCCGCCCGCCGCTCCCGCTTCGCGCTGAAGCAAGCGGATACCCGGTTATGTAAGACGCCCGTTGTCCGCATTGGCGTACTGAAAAAGTCGCTTCAGGTGTGGCAGCCAGAAGGGTTGCCTGCCCCGGCCTGCTGGAGCAGGGCGGCCAGCCAACCTTTTCCCGAGGTAACCATCTTTGGCTTCCCTATCCCCGTACCCTTTGCGCGCTACGCCTCATGAACTTCTCCCGTGGACTGACCGCCTTTTTACTGCTGGGAGTGCTGGGGGCCACGCCCCCGGCGGAGAAACACCAGCCCATCCCGGCCGAAATACTTCTCTGGCCCCACGGGGCGCCCGGGCCCAAAGGCGACGGCCGGCCGGATGTGGCGCGCCTCACCGACCAGGGCGAGCGGGTCGTGACCCACGTCCAGCAGCCCTCCCTCACGCCCTTTCTACCAGCGGCGACGAAAAGCACGGGGGTAGCCGTGCTCATTATGCCCGGTGGGGGCCACAGCGAGCTTTGGATGAGTCACGAAGGCTACAATCCGGCCGAATGGTTCGCGGCGCAGGGCATTGCGGCTTTCGTGGTGAAGTACCGCCTGGCGAAAGAAGCAAATTCTCCCTACAAGGTCGACCAGGATGCACTCGGCGATGTGCAGCGGGCACTGCGGCTGGTAAAAAGCCGCGCCGCCGAGTGGCACCTCGATACGGCCAAGGTAGGCGTATTGGGTTTTTCGGCCGGTGGTGAGCTGGCGGGCCTCGACGCTATGCGCTTCGTACCAGCCGACCCGTACGCCCCCGACCCGGTAGACCGGTTCAGCGACCGGCCGGCCTTTCAGGTTCTGCTATATCCAGGCAATATCAGCCGGCTGGAAGTTAGCCGCCGCTCGCCCCCGGTATTCATCGCCGGCGGCTACCACGACCGGCCCGACATCGCGGAAGGGATGGCCCAGCTCTACCTGAAGTACCAGCAGGCCCGGGTGTCCGCCGAGCTGCACATTTATGCCGGGGTCGGCCACGGCTTTGGCCTACGCGCTACCAACGAAGGGGCCGTCGCCGACTGGCCGCGGCAACTAGTGCTTTGGCTGCAAGAAACCGGCTTTGTAAAAAAGCGCGGGTAATCGGCTACTACACCACTACTGTGCTCGGCTAACCAGCCCATCGTCTTGCTCCTGCCTTGGCTAGCCCGAATAGAGCTATGCTGCTATCCACGAGGCCACCGGCATCCCGGTGAGGGTATGCCCCAACCTGCTCATCGACAGTTTCAAGCACCAGCGCGGGGCCTCGTCGCCTTAAAACCACCAGCTGCTGCGACCTTGCACAGTTCCTCGAACCGGTAAATAAGTACGGCTACGACCGCCTGGGCTTTACGGCATATACTTCTCTATACCGCGCCTGGACAGCAGTTCTGGTAGTAGCTTTCGGGTGTGAAGCAAATTCTACTCGCTGCTATGTTGCTTATTAGCTTTACTGGCTGTAAATCAAGTAGTAATTCAGTTCTGACCTACTTCCATTTTCTAGACCGCTTGAAAGTAGGGCATCAGGCGTTCTAAAGCTCGACAGTAAGGGCCGTAGCCATCACCTCGTCGGGCGTTAAATTTTGCAGGGAACTGTGCGGCCGGAAGCTATTGTATTCCTGCCGCCAACGTTCAATTTTTTTTCTGGGCGTCGGTCAGTGACAAAAACCAGTGCGTGTGCAGACATTCGTCCCGAAAGCTGCCGTTAATCGATTCACTATACGGGTTATCAGTGGGTTTGCCCGGTCGGGAGAAATCGAGCGTGACCTGCTGGTCGTAGGCCCAGCGGTCTAACGCCTTGCTGATGAACTCACTGCCATTATCGACCTGAATACGGGTAGGCACCACGCCAAGCTCCTGCTGCAGACGCGTCATGACCGCTACGACGTCTTCGCCTTTCAGCGATTGCCCGACGTGAATGCCCAGGCACTGGCGGCTAAAATTGTCGACTATCGTTAAGGCCCGGATTTTACGCCCATCGAATAGATTGTCAGCTACGAAGTCCATGCTCCAGCTCTGATGCGGCTGCGTCAACGCCAGGCGTTCTAACCGGTATTCGGCCGCCCGATTGCGTCGCGGCCGCTTGCTACGTAAGTTCAAGCCTTCTAAGCAGTAAAGTCGATGCACCCGCTTATAATTATCGGGCCAGCCCTCGAGGCGAAGGAACGTTTGCAGCCGGCGACAGCCGTAGCGCACCCGCACCTGAGCCAACTCGCATAAACGATGACGTAGCACCGTGTCATCCCGACCATGCGCTTTGTACGACCAGCTAGAACGCTGTAACACGACGAGTTGACAATCTCGACGGGCCGAGATATGATAGGCGTAGATGAAGTGTTGAGCCGCATGCCGACGCTACACGGGCTTCAAAGCTTTTTTTTGAGCACGTCCTGCAGCATCTGCTTATCGAGACTCAGGTCAGCCACTAACTGTTTAAGCTGCTGATTTTCCTCTTCCAACTGCTTGAGCCGTCGCAGTTCGGGCACGCCCAGGCCGCCGTATTTTTTCTTCCACTTGTAATACGTGGCTTCGCTGATGCCCATTTTGCGGCACACCTCCGCCACGGTGATGCCTGTGTCGGCGGGACGCAAGGCGAACATGATTTGGGCCTCGGTAAACGTGGTCTTTTTCATGGCAATTGTCTCTTGGTTTTAAGGTACGACAAGTGCCTGATTTCTCTACTTTAGCTCGGCCTAGTTTATCGGGAGCAGGTCATGCCATAGGCAGCGTGGGGGAAAAGCACCCGGCAACCGGCTACGCTAAGGGAAGTGGGCAGCGGGAGGCGCCGCGCAACCTAGCAGCTGACTAAGGAGACTCGCACTCCCGAGTCGGGGGCGACCTACCTGGGGGTGACCAGGTAGCAGAAGCCCGTGATTGGTACGCGATTTGACTAAGGCGGGGCAGTACTTGCCCAAGCTAATCCCTGCTGGCGCTTCGCTTTTCATGCTCTATCTCCGTATCGTTCGCCCCGCCTGCGCCCGCCCCTGGCTGGTCTGGCTCGCCTTTTTTGCCTTGGCGCTCCCGCTGCAAGCTGCCTGCGCGGCTGAGTGGAAGCTAGAAACCGATAAGGACGGCATTCAGGTGTACTCGCGCCTGCAAGCGGACAGTCGCTTCAAGGAAATCAAGGTGCAGTGCGAAATGCCCGGCACCCTGGAGCAGCTCGTGGCGCTCTACTCGGATGTAGCCAATTATCCCCACGTGATTAGCAACACGCGGTCTGCCTATCTGCTGCGTACGGTAAATGAAACGGAGTTTTTCTATTACCTGGAAACCCAGATGCCGGCGCTGGTGGCCAACCGCGATGTCATGATGCGCCTGCAGTTTGCCTACGCGCCCCCCACCCACGTGCTGCGCATCACCACCTCGGCGGTGGACGGCCTGGTTCCCCCGCAGCCAGGGCGAGTTAGGATTCCGTACTGGTCCGGCGAATGGCAGGTGTGGGCCCTGTCCGCTACGCGCTTGCGCATCAGCTATTGTTTCCGGGTAGACCCGGGCGGGGAGCTCCCGGCGCGGCTGGTAAATCGCCTGGCGCCGGTCGCCCCGTACCAATCGTTTTTGCAACTGCGCAAAAGCCTGCAGCTGCCGCGCTACCAGGGGCACCACTATGCCTTTTTAACGCCGGCCAATACTTAGCTAGCAGCTAGAGTCGCCGCCGGGCACGTGCCGGGGGTTAGCGTACGGTAAATAGTCCAGTGAAAACTTAACAAACCGGCCTCCGCGCACTGCGCGGAGGTCGGTTTGTTTTTGGAGGGTATCGTCTCTCACTTGCAAGGCTACTTGCGCGCGGCGGTAAACAGGCTTTTCGGCAAAATGGCGTGCACCCCCTTCGAGCCATCTACCAGCTCGGTCACGTGCAGGTCCACGGCCACGCTGGCGAGCATGTAGGCGTCATCGCGGGTCAGGTGCTTTTCGCGCACCAGAAAGTCAATCATGTTGCGCGTGGCCAGGCTCACGGCTTCGTTCAGGTCTTCGTTAAAGCCCATCGTAATGTAGGCAGTGGGCGTTTCGGCCTCCGGCCAGTTCAGGTGTTGGCCTTTGTGCACAATAAACTGAAAAGTGCCCACCAAGGAGGTTTCCAGCGCTTTCAGGTCTACTTCCCCATCGCCCTGCGCCGCGTGCCCGTCACCCGCCGAAAACAAGGCGCCCGGCACGTGCACCGGAATAAAGAGGGTAGTGCCCGCCACCATTTCCTTGTTGTCAATGTTGCCGGCATGAATCCAGGGCGGGTACGAGCTGATGCGGCCCGAAACATCGGGGGGGCGACGCCCATACTGCCAAAAAACGGGCGCAGCGGCACTTCAATGCCAGGGGCAAACTGGGCCACCTGGCGCTTCAAATCCAGCGGCACAATGCGCATGCGGGCGTAGGGAAAGTCATCGGGTAGGGCACCGTGGCCGGGCGTAAACGCATTATACGCGTACGGAACGGCTAGCTTCACTTCCTGAATCCGCACCTCGAGCATGTCGCCCGGCATAGCGCCTTCTACGTAAACCGGACCGGTCAGAATGTGGATGCCCGGCCCTTTGTCCGTCACCTGCTGGGTAATGGCCCGCAGCTCGGGCTGCACCTGCGCCGGCGGCAGGCCGGCTTCTTCCAGCAGGGCGGGCGTGCAGGCTACCAGCGTCTGCATCTGCACCACCTCGCCCGACTTAATCCGCAGATGAGGCGTCGCCGTGGCATCGTAGTAGCCCCAGGTCACGGTTTGGGGAGTGGCCAGCAGCTGATGCACAACCGGCGGGGCTGGCTTCGGCGGAGAAGCGTGCGGGCCACGGGCACTAAAGCTCACCCCGGAAAGGGCCGCCAAGGCCAGCAGGAGGGTACTTCTGCCAAGCAGTGATTTTTTCATGACTAGGTAGTAGTGAGAAAAAAAAGGCAAGCAGTTTATAAACGGAACTGCACGGTGAATTTGACGCCGAAGTTGTGGGCGCCGGGCAAGTCGCGGTACGTAAGCCGATGCAAAAAGTCGACCCGCACGAACTTGAAGATATTTTCCACCCCGTACCCCACCTCGGCATAGGGCAAGGCGCCCAGCGCTTGAAACCGGGCCAGCGGGTTGCCGTTCGCGTCGGTGGGGGCAGCAGGTTCTGGTTGATGGTCGAGAGGCCACCGTAGAGCACATTGGCCGAGCCTACCAGGCGCCAGTCGAGCCGCCGCAGGCCCGGAATAGCATTCACCAATAGGCCCTCGAAATGCTGGTCGAGCCGCAAGGCCACGGAATGGTCGGTGACAAACTCAAAGTAACGCATCAGGTTGAAAGCGTTCACATTGAGGAAGGGCGTTTCGTTGCCGAGCGGAATCTTCAGCACCGGGTAGGGCAAGGGGCTCGGGATGTAGCTGCCCTCCAGGCGGTAGTTGAGCCGGCCCAGCTGACCCGTGCTCAGGCTCTGGGTCACCAGCAGGTTAAACTTGTGGTATTCAAAAGTGGAGTTGAGAAGGTTATCGAAGCCCAGCGTGTAGCGGAACGTGAACACCGGCCAGTGCCTGGTGCCGATGGCCCGGCGCGCCAGTTCACTCTGCACCTGATTTTCGTC
The genomic region above belongs to Hymenobacter sp. BRD128 and contains:
- a CDS encoding alpha/beta hydrolase encodes the protein MNFSRGLTAFLLLGVLGATPPAEKHQPIPAEILLWPHGAPGPKGDGRPDVARLTDQGERVVTHVQQPSLTPFLPAATKSTGVAVLIMPGGGHSELWMSHEGYNPAEWFAAQGIAAFVVKYRLAKEANSPYKVDQDALGDVQRALRLVKSRAAEWHLDTAKVGVLGFSAGGELAGLDAMRFVPADPYAPDPVDRFSDRPAFQVLLYPGNISRLEVSRRSPPVFIAGGYHDRPDIAEGMAQLYLKYQQARVSAELHIYAGVGHGFGLRATNEGAVADWPRQLVLWLQETGFVKKRG
- the alaS gene encoding alanine--tRNA ligase encodes the protein MSLPTAAHVRQQFLDFFASKGHHIVPSAPLVVKDDPTLLFINSGMAPFKDYFLGNRPAPYKRIADTQKCLRVSGKHNDLEEVGYDTYHHTMFEMLGNWSFGDYFKRDAINWAWELLTEVYKLEKDRLYVTYFEGDAADGTGPDTETQALWRQYTTDDRILPGNKKDNFWEMGDTGPCGPCTEIHIDLRSDEERAAKPGRELVNADHPQVVEVWNNVFMEFQRLADKSLSKLPAQSVDTGMGFERLMMAVSGVKSNYDTDVFQPLIQFIAKEAGVQYHGTSPATVTDLPATEEEKTDIAIRVLADHIRAIAFTIADGQLPSNVKAGYVIRRILRRAVRYAFSSLNQKQPFLYKLVPVLADQMAGIFPELKAQQAFVTRVIEEEEIAFLKTLETGLRRLDALEESARQNGGVIDGKTAFELSDTFGFPLDLTALIAREKGLTVDEKGFQEALAQQKNRSRNAQETEQSDWVTVRETDAPNVFVGYDQDEATTHLLRYRKIDKKGKTEYQLVFDQTPFYAESGGQIGDTGFVESDFDKVRVIDTKKENDLIIHTTLDLPQELTAEFRARPDAARRTLIRNNHTATHLLQAALRRVLGEHVQQKGSLVNEKLLRFDFSHFTKVTDAQLREIEQLVNERIRQQIPLVERRNVPIAEAKSLGAMALFGEKYGDFVRVITFDKDYSVELCGGLHVANTGSIGYFKITAESAVGAGVRRIEAVTAGVAEAFVDQQLDLLSQVREALGNPQHLLTSLDKQTEEIAALRKQIEAFAQQSLNQQKAQLASQVKDLNGVKFLAAQVQATSADDLKKLAYDLRQTVPNLVLVLGADLDGKPQLAVMLDDDIAKGGKLNASTLVRELAKDIQGGGGGQPFFATAGGKNVAGLATAIAKAEGLVSPLI
- a CDS encoding acetamidase/formamidase family protein: MHQLLATPQTVTWGYYDATATPHLRIKSGEVVQMQTLVACTPALLEEAGLPPAQVQPELRAITQQVTDKGPGIHILTGPVYVEGAMPGDMLEVRIQEVKLAVPYAYNAFTPGHGALPDDFPYARMRIVPLDLKRQVAQFAPGIEVPLRPFFGSMGVAPPMFRAASARTRPGFMPATLTTRKWWRALPSLFRCTCRAPCFRRVTGTRRRAMGK
- a CDS encoding acetamidase/formamidase family protein, with translation MVAGTTLFIPVHVPGALFSAGDGHAAQGDGEVDLKALETSLVGTFQFIVHKGQHLNWPEAETPTAYITMGFNEDLNEAVSLATRNMIDFLVREKHLTRDDAYMLASVAVDLHVTELVDGSKGVHAILPKSLFTAARK
- a CDS encoding alpha/beta fold hydrolase — protein: MNGGPGLSHAYLLPTDVWQQLAQKRRVIFYDQRGTGASKPVQAGAPQTLAAQVADLEAVRKGLNLPKVLLLGDSYGGLLSIAYASAYPEHVAKLILSDAAGSNLNTLVHLFEEVYPETMAAEKQQKRPAVVTQEAAEASMRTHFNLLFYSAAQRDLYFKKLGSIHNVGLEPAVGQAVGADASKADFTPKLAGFTFPTLVLTGRYDMNVAPLTAWRLQQAIPGAKIVFFEQSGHFPWFEEPAKYRTVVEQFLDSPR
- a CDS encoding amidohydrolase family protein, translated to MRAQVKALHFGKVVDGRGKVFTDAIVLVRADRIVAVGPAKDVAIPSDAQILDLRAYTAIPGLIDAHTHMSFYWDKTPGTTPWAQLGTLGPAVTVFLAQENARKALATGVTTVRDLGSFDNMDFALRDLINRGAMVGPRMFVAGNGLHISSSPYKVGAIPDAGQCDGVEAVQRVARQQIAAGADWVKMYGSTGSDKDVTGFQTFTYEEMKAAADVAHFAGKRIAIHSYGPDGARDAVRAGTNTVEHAIDIDDATLALMAKKGIIYVPTVEHNKYYIAHRAEFGYDTTVVRELNQYVAQNFETLKRAIRAKVKIAMGSDAVFTGFGENTRELAWFVKAGMTPAQALQTATTTGAEMLGQEKNLGAIAPGYLADLVAVEGDPTTDINVVINHVKWVMKAGKVGFDTTPPAAPASR